CTGTTGAGGTCATGCCTACAAAAGAGAATACCAAAACTCCTCCTGTACTTGGTACAGACAATTGATACTTACCGTCGATGTCGGTAATCGTTCCGTTCTGAGTTCCTTTCAAGATTACACTTACGCCTGGCAGGGTGGTTCCGTCCGTTGCAGACGTAACCGTACCTTCTATTGTACGGTTTTGGGCCCAAGCCAATCCTGTAAGAACCATCAAGAAAGAAAATAGTAAAATTTTCTTCATAAAGGTTTTGTTTAATTTGGTGTGATTAAATGATTAAGTGAAACGTTAATGTTTCATAATCGTACAGGGCAAATATATATATTTTCATAAAGCGGACAAATTTTGTCCAATGCTTCAAAACCCCTCTATTTGGTAAAAAGAACAATTCACAGACAGATATCTAAAGAAATCAACCCTATTACCTCTAATTTTTTCAATAAAAACCAAAATCTCTTCAAAATTATAAACTGATTCCCAAAAATTCAGATTTTTCATCTAAACAAGATTTGTTGCATTATTCAATAAAATTTCCAATTATTTTTTCCGTGCCAAAAATTCCCCACCCCGCACAATTATTTACATTAACATAACATTCTACATACAATATAATTTATTCATTATATTTTATTATTTTGAAACTATAGTCACATCATACTAAAACCATGAAATCGAGCATGTCGGAAGCGACACACAGGGGGATAATTATCTCCCAGGCGAGATTCCATCCCGTTTCCTTCGTCACGGGACAGGTTATGGCCTTTAAAAGACAAATTATAATCATATGAAATCAAGCATGACCCGAAGCGACACACAGAGGGATGATTATAATTCATGCGAAGATTCCATCCCGAGGTATCGGGACAGGTATTGACCTTAAAAAAAATTATAAACACATGAAAAAGCCCATCAAAACTTGCTCACAATTGCTTGAGGACTATAGTCTGGCCTTGGAAGACCTAACAGTCTACTCCCAACGATCCAAAAACACCAAATTATCCGAATCACAATCCAGGGAATTGATCAGCAGCTTTGAAAAAACCCACGAGCTGGCGCTCTCCATTTTTACGGCTTTCTTCAAACCTTACAAAAAAGAACCATTCTCCGGATCCAGAGATCTTACCGTCGAAG
This genomic window from Algoriphagus sp. TR-M9 contains:
- a CDS encoding nucleotidyltransferase substrate binding protein is translated as MKKPIKTCSQLLEDYSLALEDLTVYSQRSKNTKLSESQSRELISSFEKTHELALSIFTAFFKPYKKEPFSGSRDLTVEAFHADLIDDGQAWLEMIIDRIKYNPLYEIDTQEKFLENINKKYVRLLQRFEDTMAKKLDT